CTCAGTAGCGGACTGTTGGAGCAGCCCGAAGACGGCCTCTATCGACTCTCTGACTTCGGTCGCGATTTCCTCGCGGGGGACGTTGAAGCAGAAGTCATCGAAGACGCCGGCGCGTAGCGACAGAACGCTTATTCTAGGGTCATCACTACTACCGGTCATGAGCAGTGGCCGCGAGATCCGCCTGATCGAGGAGGACGAGGGCGGTTGGTCCGCGATCGACGAGGATCTCGGTGTCGCCTCGTGCGGTGACACCCGTAAAGAGGCGCTGGAGATGCTCGACGAGGCGGTGGCCCTACACACCGAGGTTGGTGAGGCAGTCACCGACGAGGACTCGGACGAGGTAGGCGTGCCCGACGTTCCGTGGTTCGACGACGCTGACGAGACGACGTAATCGTGGTTCGGAAGCGATTCACCGGGCGGAAGGCCGTCTCCGTACTCTGTCGCCGGATCGACGAGCATCGCTGACGATCACACCTCCTCCGGATCGAAGTTCATCACGAGTCGCTCCTCGGTCTCCTCCGACGACCTGTGCTTCCCGTTGGTGATGAACCCATTTTCCTCGCTGTGCGGCTCGTCCGTCGGCTGGGTGTGTGCGTCGCTCATGGTCGTGTCGTCAGTCATCATTGGTCGGTCGTCGCGCGGTCCTAGTCGTGCCGTCGTGAGTCGGCATGTGTCGAGGTCGTCTCGACGCACGGATTACTGTGGCCCGGGCGGTTCCGAACGGTTCCGGATGGTCGCGCCCTCGGTACCGTGTACGGGTTTCGGCAGTTCTAGATGGTGTTCCGGATGGTGATCGCGTCGCCTATCGGTCGGGATACAGATCGACATCGCCGCGGAGCTCACGGAGCGTCGTCTGGGTGACGTCGTGGCTCGCGCGGTCGCCGCGGATGAGAGTCGCGATCGCTGCCGCAAACAGCGGTTGTCTCGATACTTGGACCTGGTCGGCTGGTTACATTAACTAAGAACGGCTGTGTTGAATCGCCATACGGCGGCAGGGTAGGTCGCTAAATCAAAGGCGTTGAAGCGGGAAGATTCGGTTGCCTATGACACAAATCTCCCGCTTCATCGGGGAGGTTGTGCCGGTTGCTCAAAGAGTTACTGGCGATGGAGGCGAATCCGCCGCCCCGGAAGGCGGCGGCGGATTCGCCGACTACGCACT
This genomic stretch from Halorubrum hochsteinianum harbors:
- a CDS encoding type II toxin-antitoxin system HicB family antitoxin — encoded protein: MSSGREIRLIEEDEGGWSAIDEDLGVASCGDTRKEALEMLDEAVALHTEVGEAVTDEDSDEVGVPDVPWFDDADETT